One part of the Vicia villosa cultivar HV-30 ecotype Madison, WI linkage group LG6, Vvil1.0, whole genome shotgun sequence genome encodes these proteins:
- the LOC131611732 gene encoding kunitz type trypsin inhibitor 104-like, whose protein sequence is MSTRFLTVFILVHVWLLMATTSIAQIVIDTSGDAVEDDEEYFIRPAITGNGGGPTLITGNAPCPLQVGLVNTDLANGLPVVFTPFVPRHDEDDVLLNRDLRVIFAASSSCAQSTEWRVGEKDATSGRRLIITGRDDNTAGAYGNFFRIVPTQTSGIYNIQWCPTEVCSACKFECGTVGVIRENGKILLALDGGALPVVFQKE, encoded by the coding sequence ATGTCAACTAGATTCCTCACTGTGTTCATCCTTGTTCATGTGTGGCTTTTGATGGCAACAACATCAATAGCCCAAATTGTGATAGACACAAGTGGCGACGCAGTTGAGGACGATGAAGAATACTTCATCAGGCCTGCTATCACAGGCAACGGAGGAGGTCCTACATTGATCACAGGAAATGCGCCATGCCCTCTGCAAGTTGGTCTTGTCAACACTGACCTGGCAAACGGTTTGCCGGTGGTATTCACACCTTTTGTCCCCCGTCATGACGAAGACGACGTGCTTCTTAACAGAGACTTGAGAGTAATATTTGCAGCTTCCTCAAGTTGCGCGCAGTCCACAGAATGGAGAGTGGGTGAGAAAGATGCTACAAGTGGAAGGAGGCTTATTATAACCGGAAGGGATGACAATACAGCTGGAGCATACGGTAACTTCTTTAGGATTGTGCCAACACAAACTAGCGGTATCTATAACATCCAATGGTGCCCTACAGAGGTATGCTCTGCTTGTAAGTTTGAATGTGGGACTGTTGGTGTTATTCGTGAAAATGGAAAGATTCTGTTGGCACTCGATGGTGGTGCACTCCCTGTTGTGTTTCAAAAAGAATAA
- the LOC131611733 gene encoding F-box/kelch-repeat protein At3g23880-like → MSLPILPPELIEEILSWLSVKLLVRLTCVCKLWKSLIFDPTFAKLHLERSPKRTHTLLTLIDGVEESETWVVAPLSVRRLLEYPSSTVVNEDKCYRFTNDSYDAIGSANGLVCVIGVKSIQAGNREIHSWFWNPSLRLKSEYSPTLSFMCPNRSVHHGFGYDDSRDTYKVVAVFWDHTLQKWEGRVHCMGDSYWRKTLACPDFPTLLGPLVCVPFVNGSVNWLALNNLNYHEYEWKNVTIEKLMIFSLDLRTETCKYMLLPDCIGKKPEDEPTLSVLRGCLCLYYNHMNTHFVLWEMREFGVQESWTRLVNLRYAQIQWDFVPDVMMLPVCLSENGDVVRLACPQAWYDVVMYNRRDGRVEHIEFSNSQIFYACEHMKSLVLPRPHPH, encoded by the exons ATGTCTCTTCCAATTCTCCCTCCCGAACTTATAGAGGAAATTCTTTCATGGCTTTCGGTGAAACTTCTGGTGAGATTGACATGCGTTTGCAAACTGTGGAAATCGCTCATCTTTGATCCAACATTCGCTAAACTCCACCTTGAAAGATCACCCAAGCGCACACACACCTTACTTACCTTAATCGATGGCGTAGAAGAGTCAGAAACTTGGGTCGTAGCTCCACTGTCAGTCCGTCGTTTACTCGAATACCCTTCCTCCACTGTCGTCAACGAAGACAAGTGTTACCGTTTTACAAACGATAGTTATGATGCAATAGGCTCTGCCAACGGCTTGGTCTGTGTCATTGGTGTTAAATCAATACAAGCTGGAAACAGAGAAATTCATAGTTGGTTCTGGAACCCTAGTTTACGATTAAAATCTGAATACTCACCAACTTTATCATTCATGTGTCCTAATCGCAGTGTGCACCATGGATTTGGCTATGATGATTCAAGAGACACATACAAG GTGGTGGCTGTGTTTTGGGATCATACATTGCAGAAATGGGAGGGGAGAGTTCATTGCATGGGCGATAGTTACTGGAGAAAGACTCTCGCTTGCCCTGATTTTCCAACTCTACTAGGACCTCTTGTCTGCGTTCCATTCGTTAATGGTAGTGTTAACTGGTTAGCGCTTAACAACTTAAACTATCATGAGTATGAATGGAAAAATGTTACCATCgaaaaattaatgattttttcGCTTGATCTACGGACGGAAACATGTAAGTATATGTTGCTACCTGACTGTATTGGTAAAAAGCCCGAAGATGAACCAACTCTTTCTGTTTTAAGGGGTTGCCTGTGCCTTTATTATAACCACATGAATACCCATTTTGTTTTGTGGGAAATGAGAGAGTTTGGAGTTCAAGAGTCTTGGACTCGGTTGGTGAATCTTCGCTATGCGCAGATTCAATGGGATTTTGTGCCTGATGTGATGATGTTGCCAGTGTGTCTGTCGGAAAATGGAGATGTCGTGAGGCTGGCCTGCCCACAAGCTTGGTATGATGTTGTTATGTATAATCGAAGAGATGGTAGAGTTGAACATATTGAATTTTCTAACAGCCAAATTTTTTATGCCTGTGAACATATGAAGAGCTTGGTTTTGCCTCGGCCTCATCCACATTAA